From one Candidatus Chlorobium masyuteum genomic stretch:
- a CDS encoding response regulator: MVCKEINLVIEQFMEALNTQSPGSTKKSYIPILLLGLLFLCGSFFAWRAVVHADRQMHDQLLRQVLIAAQGIDMEQLKALEGSPSDMEKTAYVKLKEQLSRTRGAVSKSRFVYLLGRTGSGTVFFYVDSEPSSSPESSPAGQVYGEATDILQNVFLRNAPDTEGPVADRWGTWVSGFVPLVDPQSGKAIAVIGMDIDASEWTWDLVARSAIPVGFIMVSLIVLTSIYLVSRREEARPGLVLRRLMPPLAALISILIITLGLLLWWQQQQRLEEDVHRSEDEVAEALRQSIDVSKEGFIVTLEAISHNSSLYDALRNHDKNRLYSLSAPLYKRLERYYGITHFNFIDTARNCILRVHNPSRSGDRINRFTAREAQRTGKLSCGIELGPQGTLILSAVIPVEDNGRLIGYIEIGREVDSILKGLHLESGRGVAVFINKKLLQQSGWEEGIKIFKRYRDWNRFSSDVLVFSSFGRFPGEFNAVLSRGLSESMQTDWEGRPWRVTAKSFKEVSGRITGKIIIMQDISAYNDRVYRLVSIAVISVIVIFTFLYSFLVVVLSRTDRSVRRREQELILSREQYMLAVNGSNDGIWDWNIRDNSLYLSPRWKKMIGYEDHELPNIYATFEDRVHPDDLPEYKICLERYLKGEVPVFSVEFRFRHRNGEYLWLLAKGEALRDKDGLPYRMAGSHSDISGSKKIEEELKRRSAFQLVLMDLAIGFINNPIEDLDNSINSALALVGEFARVDRVYLFSYDFEKRSMSNTHEWCAPGINAEIQNLQNLPNAAMPELVDSHRQGRIVHIPDVKELPEKSAFRALLEPQGIQSLITIPLNYGEQCFGFVGFDAVRTLKIWADDDLSLLRVLAELFTNAEVRHRHETALVEARFTSESANRAKSEFLANMSHEIRTPMNGVIGMTGLLLDTPLSDEQRGYAQAVMESADFLLGLINDILDFSKIEAGKFELETLDFDLRNVLDDVSSIMAVRARDKELEFICAASPDVTPFLRGDPGRLYQVLSNLAGNAIKFTHQGEVSVSVALVSTSDHEDLLRFSVRDTGIGIPEQKIPILFSSFTQVDASTTRRFGGTGLGLAISRQLVELMGGEIGMNSRENEGSEFWFSIPFKKQQPKLNGGRYSKDAIAGTRILIVDDNATNRTVLRRQFLSWGAVVKELSGGAQVVEELKRAIESGEPYRLALIDMQMPDMDGATLCRSIKDDEKLAATVLVMMSALGSKCSQEDLKRMGCTACLSKPILQSDLFDTFAAIIFADTEPGGSSMTAGESLQESQPQKKDGRGEGVRLLLAEDTSINQKVVIGILGKLGYHIDVVVNGAEAVRALETTSYDLVIMDLQMPEMDGLEATRIIRSPDSAVLNHRIPVIALTAHTMQGDRELCMHAGMTDYVSKPIDPAILVETIRKWL, from the coding sequence TTGGTATGCAAGGAGATCAACCTCGTTATTGAACAGTTCATGGAGGCTCTGAATACACAGTCACCCGGTTCAACGAAAAAAAGCTATATCCCGATACTGCTTTTAGGCCTCCTTTTTCTGTGCGGCTCTTTTTTTGCGTGGAGGGCAGTTGTGCACGCTGATCGTCAGATGCATGACCAGCTGCTCCGGCAGGTGCTTATAGCTGCCCAGGGCATCGATATGGAGCAGCTCAAAGCGCTTGAAGGTTCGCCGTCCGACATGGAAAAAACGGCCTATGTGAAACTTAAGGAACAGCTTTCCAGAACCAGAGGTGCCGTTTCAAAGTCCCGTTTTGTCTATTTGCTGGGCAGGACCGGCAGCGGAACGGTTTTCTTTTATGTCGATTCCGAACCTTCAAGTTCACCGGAATCCTCTCCTGCGGGTCAGGTATATGGTGAGGCGACCGATATTCTTCAGAATGTCTTCCTGAGAAACGCACCGGATACCGAAGGACCTGTTGCCGACCGCTGGGGAACATGGGTCAGTGGTTTTGTTCCCCTTGTTGACCCCCAGAGCGGCAAGGCCATTGCAGTAATTGGCATGGATATTGATGCTTCCGAGTGGACATGGGATCTTGTCGCCCGCTCAGCAATTCCTGTCGGCTTTATCATGGTAAGCCTTATTGTGCTTACCAGTATTTATCTCGTTTCGCGCAGGGAGGAAGCCCGCCCGGGTCTGGTACTGCGACGTCTCATGCCTCCGCTTGCTGCGCTGATCTCCATACTTATCATCACACTCGGCCTCCTGCTCTGGTGGCAGCAGCAGCAGCGTCTGGAGGAGGATGTTCACCGTTCTGAAGATGAGGTTGCCGAGGCGTTGCGCCAAAGCATTGATGTGTCAAAGGAGGGCTTTATTGTTACGCTTGAGGCAATAAGCCACAACAGCTCGCTCTATGATGCATTGCGCAACCACGACAAAAACCGCCTCTACTCACTCAGTGCACCGCTCTACAAAAGGCTTGAGCGTTACTATGGCATAACACACTTCAATTTCATTGACACTGCTCGCAACTGCATTCTTCGGGTGCATAATCCCTCAAGGAGCGGAGACAGGATCAACCGGTTTACTGCACGTGAGGCACAACGCACCGGAAAGCTTTCATGCGGTATCGAGCTTGGTCCGCAGGGTACCCTGATTCTGAGTGCGGTCATTCCTGTTGAGGATAACGGCAGGCTGATCGGGTACATTGAAATCGGCCGAGAGGTTGACAGTATTCTTAAGGGATTGCATCTTGAGTCGGGGCGGGGAGTGGCGGTCTTCATCAACAAGAAGCTGCTCCAGCAATCAGGATGGGAAGAGGGGATCAAAATCTTCAAGCGGTACCGTGACTGGAATCGATTCAGCAGTGATGTGCTGGTATTCTCTTCTTTCGGTCGTTTTCCCGGGGAGTTCAATGCCGTGCTCTCCAGGGGTTTATCGGAAAGCATGCAGACCGACTGGGAGGGGAGACCCTGGCGGGTTACGGCTAAATCCTTCAAGGAGGTTTCAGGCCGCATTACCGGGAAGATCATCATCATGCAGGATATTTCGGCTTACAATGACCGAGTTTACCGTCTTGTCTCGATTGCCGTTATCTCTGTTATCGTCATTTTCACCTTTCTCTACAGCTTTCTTGTTGTTGTTCTCAGTCGGACGGACAGGAGTGTGAGGCGTCGTGAACAGGAGCTGATTCTGAGCCGCGAGCAGTATATGCTTGCTGTCAACGGCAGTAATGATGGCATCTGGGACTGGAATATCCGGGATAACAGCCTCTATCTCTCTCCACGGTGGAAAAAGATGATCGGTTATGAAGACCATGAACTTCCCAATATCTACGCCACGTTTGAAGATCGGGTGCATCCTGATGATCTGCCGGAGTATAAAATCTGTCTGGAGCGATACCTTAAAGGTGAGGTTCCGGTTTTCAGTGTTGAATTCCGCTTCAGGCACCGAAACGGCGAGTATCTGTGGCTACTTGCGAAAGGGGAAGCTCTTCGGGACAAAGATGGTCTTCCCTACCGGATGGCCGGTTCTCACAGCGACATCTCCGGAAGCAAAAAGATAGAAGAGGAGCTCAAACGACGGTCGGCTTTCCAGCTTGTGCTTATGGATCTCGCAATCGGATTTATCAATAACCCGATTGAAGATCTTGATAACTCTATAAACAGTGCTCTTGCGCTGGTTGGTGAGTTTGCCCGGGTTGACCGTGTGTATCTGTTCAGCTATGACTTTGAAAAGAGATCAATGAGCAATACCCATGAGTGGTGTGCTCCGGGTATCAATGCTGAAATTCAGAACCTTCAGAATCTGCCCAATGCAGCAATGCCGGAACTGGTTGATTCTCACCGGCAGGGGAGGATTGTGCACATTCCGGATGTGAAGGAGTTGCCGGAAAAGAGTGCTTTTCGTGCCCTGCTTGAGCCTCAGGGGATTCAGTCGCTTATTACCATCCCATTGAATTATGGTGAACAGTGCTTCGGCTTTGTCGGCTTTGATGCCGTGCGCACCCTGAAAATCTGGGCGGATGATGATCTCTCCCTGCTCAGGGTCCTTGCCGAACTGTTTACCAATGCAGAGGTTCGTCACCGCCATGAAACCGCTCTTGTTGAAGCCCGCTTTACCTCTGAATCGGCCAACAGGGCGAAGAGCGAATTTCTGGCAAATATGAGCCATGAAATCCGTACTCCCATGAACGGTGTTATTGGTATGACCGGGCTTCTTCTTGACACGCCACTCAGTGATGAACAGCGTGGATATGCCCAGGCAGTCATGGAAAGCGCGGATTTTCTGCTGGGTCTAATCAACGATATTCTTGATTTTTCAAAGATTGAGGCTGGCAAATTTGAACTTGAAACTCTTGATTTTGATCTGCGAAATGTGCTGGATGATGTCTCCTCAATCATGGCTGTGCGGGCGCGGGATAAGGAGCTTGAGTTTATCTGTGCGGCATCTCCTGATGTCACTCCTTTTCTTCGTGGTGATCCGGGGCGGCTCTATCAGGTACTGAGCAATCTTGCCGGTAATGCCATCAAGTTTACGCATCAGGGTGAGGTTTCGGTCTCGGTCGCGCTTGTTTCAACTTCAGATCATGAGGATTTGCTGCGTTTTTCGGTCAGGGATACAGGCATAGGAATTCCTGAACAGAAAATTCCCATCCTTTTTTCGAGCTTTACCCAGGTTGACGCTTCGACAACACGGAGGTTCGGAGGGACAGGTCTGGGGCTGGCAATTTCCCGTCAGCTTGTGGAGCTGATGGGAGGAGAGATAGGCATGAACAGCCGGGAAAACGAAGGCTCCGAGTTCTGGTTCTCCATTCCATTCAAAAAGCAGCAGCCGAAGCTAAACGGCGGAAGGTATTCAAAGGATGCGATTGCCGGAACCCGCATACTTATTGTTGATGACAATGCCACCAACCGCACCGTTCTGCGACGGCAGTTTTTGTCATGGGGAGCCGTTGTTAAGGAGCTGTCGGGTGGAGCGCAGGTTGTTGAGGAGCTCAAACGCGCAATTGAAAGCGGGGAGCCCTATCGCCTTGCCCTGATCGATATGCAGATGCCCGATATGGATGGAGCAACGCTTTGCCGATCGATAAAGGATGATGAAAAACTCGCGGCGACTGTTCTTGTTATGATGAGCGCCCTTGGCAGCAAGTGCTCCCAGGAGGATCTCAAGCGTATGGGGTGCACCGCATGCCTTTCGAAACCGATTCTCCAGTCCGACCTGTTTGATACGTTTGCGGCTATTATTTTTGCCGATACCGAACCGGGAGGGAGCTCAATGACTGCCGGTGAGAGCCTGCAGGAGAGTCAGCCGCAAAAAAAAGATGGTCGGGGAGAAGGAGTCCGGTTACTGCTTGCTGAAGACACCAGCATCAACCAGAAGGTTGTGATCGGTATTCTGGGCAAGCTCGGTTATCATATCGACGTGGTCGTCAATGGCGCCGAAGCGGTCAGGGCACTTGAGACTACCTCTTATGATCTTGTCATCATGGATCTCCAGATGCCTGAAATGGATGGTCTGGAGGCTACCCGTATCATCCGCAGTCCTGATTCCGCAGTACTCAATCACCGTATCCCGGTGATTGCTCTTACCGCACATACCATGCAGGGCGATCGTGAGCTCTGTATGCATGCAGGGATGACCGATTACGTTTCGAAACCGATTGACCCTGCCATTCTGGTTGAAACCATCAGGAAGTGGCTGTAG
- the sugE gene encoding quaternary ammonium compound efflux SMR transporter SugE, producing the protein MAWIYLVIAGCLECGWAIGIKYTQGFSRPIPSLLTAVAMIASFWLLSLAMKTIPVGTAYAVWTGIGAAGVAIMGMLLFDESADLARIISLLLIISGVVGLRVFSGGIHP; encoded by the coding sequence ATGGCATGGATCTATCTTGTTATTGCCGGTTGTCTGGAGTGCGGCTGGGCCATTGGCATCAAATACACCCAGGGCTTTTCCCGGCCGATCCCTTCGCTCCTGACGGCTGTGGCCATGATCGCAAGTTTCTGGCTTCTCTCGCTTGCCATGAAAACCATTCCGGTCGGAACGGCCTATGCGGTCTGGACCGGTATCGGTGCGGCGGGGGTTGCCATCATGGGGATGCTGCTGTTTGATGAATCCGCTGATCTTGCCCGCATCATCTCTCTCCTGCTCATCATTTCCGGTGTTGTCGGACTCCGGGTGTTTTCCGGCGGAATTCATCCATAA
- a CDS encoding Gfo/Idh/MocA family protein has translation MEQKKIKIGFIGSGWARIAQAPAFSMLGDVELAAVASPTELHRQKFMKMFGMTRGFADWRDMLQCDLDLVCVTTPTYLHREMVTGVLESGKSVLCEKPFALDVADATGMVEAVAAAPGFALIDHQLRFHPAVRCMKQMIDGGEIGKVYEVRAVVNLATRNRPDMPWSWWCDAEQGGGALYAIGSHLIDLNRFLVGEISSVSCNLATSIPYRPDRTGKPCRVTSDDHFAMMMKFGASSVALGSSSLMHVTTVGAYTWFSFEVVGSHKTIRLDGAGRLWEVENDNAKVGRSLIDAPRWKLVEPMLAWDELVLQEQIRHSSLAVHGIFAVGFAFYAYRMVKALKNGEKRLHDAAGFNDGLMIQRVLQAARKSDKMQRWAKI, from the coding sequence ATGGAGCAGAAAAAAATAAAAATAGGGTTTATCGGAAGCGGATGGGCGAGAATTGCACAGGCACCGGCCTTTTCAATGCTGGGTGATGTGGAGCTTGCCGCTGTGGCGAGTCCTACCGAGCTGCATCGTCAGAAGTTTATGAAGATGTTTGGCATGACCCGGGGCTTTGCGGACTGGCGTGACATGCTGCAATGTGATCTTGATCTTGTCTGTGTTACTACACCGACGTACCTGCACAGGGAGATGGTGACCGGAGTACTTGAGAGCGGCAAGAGCGTGCTCTGCGAGAAGCCCTTTGCGCTTGATGTTGCCGATGCAACCGGCATGGTGGAAGCTGTCGCAGCAGCCCCAGGGTTTGCGCTCATTGATCATCAGCTCCGGTTTCATCCTGCGGTCCGATGCATGAAGCAGATGATTGACGGCGGTGAAATTGGTAAAGTGTATGAAGTTCGTGCGGTGGTTAATCTTGCTACCCGGAACAGGCCCGATATGCCGTGGTCGTGGTGGTGCGATGCAGAGCAAGGCGGAGGCGCGCTTTACGCTATAGGTTCCCATCTTATTGACCTGAACCGGTTTCTGGTCGGCGAAATTTCGTCGGTCTCCTGCAATCTTGCTACCAGTATTCCCTATCGTCCCGACAGAACGGGGAAACCATGCAGGGTTACTTCTGACGACCATTTTGCCATGATGATGAAGTTTGGCGCCTCATCCGTTGCCCTTGGCAGCTCCTCCCTGATGCATGTTACCACGGTTGGCGCCTATACATGGTTCTCCTTTGAAGTTGTCGGCAGTCATAAAACCATTCGTCTTGACGGTGCAGGGCGGCTGTGGGAGGTTGAAAATGACAATGCAAAAGTGGGACGCAGTCTTATTGATGCTCCCCGATGGAAACTGGTTGAACCGATGCTTGCGTGGGACGAACTGGTGCTTCAGGAGCAGATTCGGCACTCATCATTGGCTGTTCATGGTATATTTGCTGTAGGGTTCGCCTTTTATGCCTACCGGATGGTCAAGGCACTCAAAAATGGTGAGAAGCGGTTGCATGATGCCGCTGGATTTAACGATGGTCTTATGATCCAGAGAGTCTTGCAGGCAGCCAGAAAATCGGATAAGATGCAGCGATGGGCTAAAATATAA